A region from the Pseudomonas cucumis genome encodes:
- a CDS encoding MFS transporter, which yields MTTAPSSIAQPTQSARPLTRNDYKTLSLSALGGALEFYDFIIFVFFATVVGKLFFPADMPEWLRLMQTFGIFAAGYLARPLGGIVMAHFGDLLGRKKMFTLSIFMMAVPTLIMGLLPTYAQIGMWAPILLLLMRVIQGAAIGGEVPGAWVFVSEHVPQRHIGYACGTLTCGLTAGILLGSLVATAINSIYTPVEVSDYAWRIPFLLGGVFGLFSVYLRRWLHETPVFAELQLRKALAEEVPLRAVLRDHRGAILISMLLTWLLSAGIIVVILMTPTVLQTVYHFAPTTALQANSLAIVFLSLGCVASGVLADRFGAGRVFVFGSAALLISSWTFYHSLFNHPDWLFPMYALTGLLVGTIGAVPYVMVKAFPAAVRFSGLSFSYNLAYAIFGGLTPMVVTLLLKESPMGPAYYVAIICGVGIVVGGYLWKKGR from the coding sequence ATGACCACAGCGCCCTCGAGCATCGCGCAGCCTACCCAATCCGCACGTCCGCTGACCCGCAACGACTATAAGACGTTATCGCTGTCTGCCCTGGGCGGCGCGCTGGAGTTTTACGACTTCATCATCTTTGTGTTCTTCGCCACGGTGGTCGGCAAACTGTTCTTCCCCGCCGACATGCCCGAGTGGCTGCGCCTGATGCAAACGTTCGGCATCTTCGCCGCTGGCTATCTGGCGCGGCCGCTGGGCGGCATCGTCATGGCACACTTCGGTGATCTGCTGGGGCGCAAGAAGATGTTCACCTTGAGCATTTTCATGATGGCCGTGCCAACCCTGATCATGGGCTTGCTGCCGACTTATGCGCAGATCGGTATGTGGGCGCCGATCCTGTTGCTGCTGATGCGGGTGATCCAGGGCGCGGCGATTGGCGGTGAAGTGCCGGGGGCCTGGGTATTCGTTTCCGAACACGTGCCACAGCGGCACATCGGTTATGCCTGCGGCACGCTGACCTGCGGTCTGACCGCCGGTATTCTTTTGGGCTCGTTGGTTGCCACTGCGATCAACAGCATTTACACGCCGGTGGAAGTGTCGGATTACGCCTGGCGAATCCCGTTCCTGCTGGGCGGCGTGTTTGGCCTGTTCTCGGTCTACCTGCGCCGCTGGCTCCACGAAACCCCTGTGTTCGCCGAGCTGCAATTGCGCAAGGCCCTGGCCGAGGAAGTGCCGCTGCGCGCCGTGTTACGTGACCATCGCGGTGCGATTCTGATTTCCATGCTGCTGACCTGGCTGCTGTCCGCCGGCATTATCGTCGTTATTCTGATGACCCCGACCGTGTTGCAGACCGTTTACCACTTCGCGCCGACTACCGCGTTGCAGGCCAACAGTCTGGCGATCGTGTTCCTGAGCCTGGGCTGTGTGGCCTCCGGTGTATTGGCTGACCGCTTCGGCGCCGGTCGAGTGTTCGTGTTCGGTAGCGCCGCGCTGCTGATCAGTTCGTGGACGTTCTATCACAGCCTGTTCAACCATCCCGACTGGCTGTTCCCGATGTATGCCCTGACCGGTCTGCTGGTCGGGACCATCGGTGCGGTGCCGTATGTGATGGTCAAAGCCTTCCCGGCGGCGGTGCGGTTCAGCGGGTTGTCGTTTTCCTACAACCTGGCTTACGCGATTTTCGGTGGCCTGACACCGATGGTCGTCACCCTGCTGCTCAAGGAAAGCCCGATGGGGCCGGCCTATTACGTGGCGATTATTTGTGGGGTCGGGATTGTCGTGGGTGGGTATCTCTGGAAGAAGGGTCGCTAA
- a CDS encoding acyl-CoA thioesterase — protein sequence MIELEQEDPIPQGDLALQITALPRETNGFGDIFGGWLVAQMDLAGTAMASKVAGGRVATVAIDRMAFLVPVAVGAQLSFYTQALEIGRSSIQMMVEVWSDDPLSSEWRKVTEAVFVFVAIDGSGRTRSVPPRAR from the coding sequence ATGATAGAGCTCGAACAAGAAGATCCAATCCCGCAAGGCGACCTGGCCCTGCAAATCACCGCGCTTCCGCGTGAAACCAACGGCTTTGGCGATATTTTCGGCGGCTGGCTGGTGGCGCAGATGGATTTGGCTGGCACCGCCATGGCCAGCAAGGTTGCCGGTGGTCGCGTGGCCACCGTTGCAATCGATCGCATGGCGTTCCTGGTACCGGTCGCGGTGGGCGCTCAGCTGTCCTTTTATACCCAGGCTCTGGAAATCGGCCGCAGCTCGATTCAGATGATGGTCGAAGTCTGGAGCGACGATCCACTGTCCAGCGAATGGCGTAAAGTGACCGAAGCCGTCTTCGTGTTCGTCGCCATCGACGGCAGCGGCCGCACTCGTTCGGTTCCGCCCAGGGCTCGTTAA
- a CDS encoding D-hexose-6-phosphate mutarotase — protein MSTPNVEAVKLDELNCWRIRHGQAELLVAQQGAHILSYQLAGEPPLIWLNDEAVFKTGKSIRAGVPVCWPWFGNLSRNPQSVQAMRVGNEPPTAHGLVRAMDWELLGIETEGDSLKVEFVLPYPEGGLPGWPHQVDLKLSIRLDEQLHISLTSENKGAEHVTISQALHSYFAVSDVRNVHVEGLDGLSYIETLDDWKTVTQAGDLHFTGETDRIYLNTPPKLSIVDPHWERRIELTSSGSRSAVIWNPWIDRAAAFSDMADDGWQRMLCIETANVMGDVVTLAPGESHTLGVSIGSKPL, from the coding sequence ATGAGCACGCCCAACGTTGAAGCCGTGAAACTGGATGAACTGAATTGCTGGCGTATCCGCCACGGTCAGGCCGAATTGCTGGTGGCCCAGCAAGGCGCACACATCCTCAGTTATCAACTGGCTGGCGAGCCACCGCTGATCTGGCTCAACGACGAGGCGGTGTTCAAGACCGGCAAGAGTATCCGCGCCGGCGTGCCAGTGTGCTGGCCATGGTTCGGCAACCTGTCGCGCAACCCGCAGAGCGTCCAGGCCATGCGCGTCGGCAATGAACCGCCAACAGCCCACGGGCTGGTGCGAGCGATGGACTGGGAGTTGCTCGGCATCGAAACCGAAGGCGATAGCCTGAAGGTGGAATTCGTCCTGCCCTACCCCGAAGGCGGTCTGCCGGGATGGCCGCATCAGGTGGATTTGAAACTGAGCATTCGTCTGGATGAGCAGTTGCATATCAGCCTGACGAGCGAAAACAAGGGCGCCGAACACGTCACGATCAGCCAGGCATTGCACAGCTATTTCGCGGTCAGCGATGTGCGCAACGTGCACGTTGAGGGGCTGGATGGCTTGAGCTATATCGAAACCCTGGACGACTGGAAAACCGTCACCCAGGCCGGTGATCTGCATTTTACCGGCGAGACCGACCGCATTTATCTCAATACCCCGCCGAAGCTGAGCATCGTTGACCCGCACTGGGAACGACGCATCGAACTGACCAGCAGCGGTTCGCGCTCTGCGGTGATCTGGAACCCCTGGATCGACCGCGCCGCCGCGTTCAGCGACATGGCCGACGATGGCTGGCAGCGCATGCTGTGCATTGAAACGGCGAATGTGATGGGTGATGTGGTGACGCTGGCACCGGGGGAAAGTCATACCTTGGGCGTGAGCATCGGTAGCAAACCTTTATAG
- a CDS encoding DUF3299 domain-containing protein — MRRFLLTLLFLGSGLAHAGELPETDWLELMPKSDQKALEAMPEIDHNSPEANGTFTQKGGMKQSKGLPAVMYSTKTVPSMNDKHIRIGGYPVPLESDAKGHSTLFFLVPYPGACIHVPPPPPNQLVLVRYPKGLKLNDIYTPLWVTGTLKIEKVNNDLADAAYALDAAQVRVVKESDL; from the coding sequence ATGCGCCGTTTTCTATTGACTCTTCTCTTCCTGGGCAGTGGTTTGGCCCATGCCGGCGAACTGCCGGAAACCGATTGGCTCGAACTGATGCCCAAGTCGGACCAGAAGGCCCTCGAGGCCATGCCCGAGATCGACCACAACTCTCCGGAAGCCAATGGCACCTTTACCCAAAAGGGTGGCATGAAGCAGAGCAAAGGCTTGCCGGCGGTGATGTACTCGACCAAAACCGTGCCGTCGATGAACGACAAACACATCCGCATTGGCGGTTATCCGGTACCGCTGGAATCCGACGCCAAGGGCCACAGCACGCTGTTCTTCCTTGTGCCGTATCCAGGCGCTTGCATTCACGTGCCGCCACCGCCGCCTAACCAGTTGGTGCTGGTGCGTTATCCAAAAGGCTTGAAGCTGAATGACATCTACACGCCGCTGTGGGTGACCGGCACGTTGAAGATCGAAAAGGTCAACAACGACCTGGCGGACGCGGCGTATGCGCTGGATGCGGCACAGGTGCGGGTGGTCAAGGAGTCGGATTTGTAA
- a CDS encoding GlsB/YeaQ/YmgE family stress response membrane protein — protein MGIIGTIFIGLIVGLLARFLKPGDDSMGWIMTILLGIGGSLAATYGGQALGIYRAGEGAGFLGALVGAVVLLVIYGLIKKRT, from the coding sequence ATGGGAATTATCGGAACCATCTTTATCGGCTTGATCGTCGGCCTGCTGGCTCGGTTTTTGAAACCGGGCGATGACAGCATGGGTTGGATCATGACCATCCTGCTCGGTATCGGCGGTTCGCTGGCGGCCACTTACGGCGGCCAGGCCCTGGGCATTTACCGCGCTGGAGAAGGCGCAGGTTTCCTCGGTGCGCTGGTGGGCGCGGTGGTATTGCTGGTGATCTACGGCCTGATCAAAAAAAGGACCTGA
- a CDS encoding 5-(carboxyamino)imidazole ribonucleotide synthase, whose translation MKIGVIGGGQLGRMLALAGTPLGMNFAFLDPAPDACAAALGEHLRADYGDQDHLRQLADEVDLVTFEFESVPAETVAFLSQFVPVYPSAEALRIARDRWFEKSMFKDLGIPTPAFADIQSQADLEAAVDSIGLPAVLKTRTLGYDGKGQKVLRKPEDVAGTFAELGSVACLLEGFVPFTGEVSLIAVRARDGETKFYPLVHNTHDSGILKLSVASTDHPLQALAEDYSSRVLKQLEYVGVMAFEFFEVDGGLKANEIAPRVHNSGHWTTEGAECSQFENHLRAVAGLPLGSTAKVGESAMLNFIGVVPPVEKVIAIDDCHLHHYGKAFKVGRKVGHANLRCADRDTLAAQILKVEALIAE comes from the coding sequence ATGAAGATCGGTGTAATCGGTGGCGGCCAGTTGGGCCGCATGTTGGCGCTGGCGGGCACTCCGCTGGGCATGAACTTCGCTTTCCTGGACCCGGCGCCGGATGCTTGCGCAGCTGCGTTGGGCGAACATCTGCGGGCCGATTACGGCGATCAGGATCACCTGCGCCAGTTGGCCGATGAAGTTGATCTGGTGACCTTCGAGTTCGAAAGCGTCCCGGCCGAAACCGTGGCATTCCTGTCGCAATTCGTCCCGGTGTACCCGAGCGCCGAAGCCCTGCGCATCGCTCGCGATCGCTGGTTTGAAAAGAGCATGTTCAAGGACCTGGGCATTCCAACCCCGGCCTTCGCTGACATTCAATCGCAAGCCGACCTGGAGGCCGCCGTGGATTCCATCGGCCTGCCGGCCGTGCTGAAAACCCGCACCCTGGGTTACGACGGCAAGGGCCAGAAAGTCTTGCGCAAGCCTGAAGACGTAGCCGGCACCTTCGCCGAGCTGGGCAGCGTCGCCTGCCTGCTGGAAGGTTTCGTGCCGTTCACTGGCGAAGTCTCGCTGATTGCCGTGCGTGCTCGCGATGGCGAAACCAAGTTCTATCCGCTGGTTCACAACACCCACGACAGCGGCATTCTCAAGCTGTCCGTGGCCAGCACCGATCACCCGCTGCAAGCGTTGGCTGAAGATTACTCCAGCCGGGTACTCAAGCAGCTGGAGTACGTCGGTGTGATGGCGTTCGAGTTCTTCGAAGTCGACGGTGGCCTCAAGGCCAACGAAATCGCCCCGCGCGTACACAACTCCGGGCATTGGACCACCGAAGGCGCCGAGTGCAGCCAGTTCGAAAACCACCTGCGGGCCGTCGCCGGTCTGCCGCTGGGTTCGACGGCCAAGGTCGGCGAGAGCGCGATGCTCAACTTCATCGGTGTTGTACCACCGGTAGAGAAAGTGATCGCGATCGACGATTGCCATTTGCATCACTACGGCAAAGCCTTCAAGGTCGGCCGCAAGGTTGGTCACGCCAATCTGCGCTGTGCAGACCGTGATACGTTGGCTGCGCAGATCCTCAAGGTCGAAGCGCTGATTGCCGAATAG
- the purE gene encoding 5-(carboxyamino)imidazole ribonucleotide mutase: protein MSALVGVIMGSKSDWSTLSHTADMLEKLGIPYEVKVVSAHRTPDLLFQYAEEAEARGIEVIIAGAGGAAHLPGMCAAKTHLPVLGVPVQSSMLSGVDSLLSIVQMPAGIPVATLAIGKAGAINAALLSASILGAKHPQFHTVLKKFRAEQTDSVLDNPDPRIA from the coding sequence ATGAGCGCACTGGTTGGCGTGATCATGGGCTCCAAGTCCGATTGGTCCACCCTTAGCCACACCGCCGATATGCTGGAAAAGCTCGGCATCCCTTACGAGGTGAAAGTGGTCTCTGCCCACCGCACCCCGGACCTGCTGTTCCAGTACGCCGAAGAGGCTGAGGCTCGTGGCATCGAGGTGATCATCGCCGGTGCCGGTGGCGCGGCCCACTTGCCAGGCATGTGTGCGGCCAAGACCCACCTGCCGGTTCTGGGCGTACCAGTGCAGTCGTCGATGCTCTCGGGCGTCGATTCGCTGCTGTCTATCGTGCAGATGCCGGCGGGCATTCCGGTCGCCACCCTGGCCATCGGCAAGGCTGGCGCGATCAACGCAGCCCTGCTCTCGGCGAGCATCCTGGGCGCCAAGCATCCGCAATTCCATACCGTGCTGAAAAAATTCCGCGCTGAGCAGACAGACAGCGTCCTGGACAATCCAGACCCACGCATCGCCTGA
- a CDS encoding LysR substrate-binding domain-containing protein, giving the protein MNLESKWLEDFSALAATRSFSQAAERRFVTQPAFSRRIRSLEAALGLTLVNRSRTPVELTAAGQLFLVTARTVVEQLGEVLRHLHHLEGGQGEVMQVAAAHSLALGFFPRWIAQLRNEGLNIATRLVATNVGDAVHALREGGCDLMLAFYDPDAAMQMDPEIFPSLHLGDTEMLPVCAADADGKPLFDLEGEASVPLLAYSAGAFLGRSVNMLLRQRALRFTTIYETAMADSLKSMALEGLGIAWVPQLSVRAELARGELVVCGGPQWHVPLEIRLYRCALVRKASVRLLWRKLEGGAAQSTPGS; this is encoded by the coding sequence ATGAATCTGGAAAGCAAATGGCTCGAGGACTTTAGTGCTCTGGCCGCCACCCGCAGCTTCTCCCAGGCGGCTGAACGACGCTTCGTGACTCAGCCTGCATTCAGCCGGCGGATCCGCAGCCTGGAAGCCGCATTGGGGCTGACCCTGGTCAATCGCTCTCGCACTCCGGTCGAGTTGACAGCGGCGGGGCAGCTGTTTCTCGTCACCGCGCGAACCGTGGTCGAACAGCTGGGTGAAGTGCTGCGCCACCTCCATCACTTGGAAGGCGGGCAGGGCGAAGTGATGCAGGTCGCCGCCGCGCACTCCCTGGCGCTGGGTTTCTTCCCGCGCTGGATCGCACAATTGCGCAACGAAGGGCTGAACATCGCCACGCGACTGGTCGCCACCAACGTCGGCGATGCGGTGCATGCGTTGCGCGAAGGCGGCTGCGATCTGATGTTGGCGTTTTACGACCCGGATGCGGCCATGCAAATGGACCCGGAAATTTTCCCGTCGCTGCATCTGGGGGACACCGAAATGCTCCCGGTCTGCGCCGCCGATGCGGATGGCAAACCGTTGTTCGACCTGGAAGGCGAGGCCAGTGTGCCTTTGCTGGCCTACAGCGCCGGAGCATTTCTCGGGCGTTCGGTAAACATGCTGCTGCGCCAGCGCGCCCTGAGGTTCACCACCATTTACGAAACGGCCATGGCTGACAGCCTGAAAAGCATGGCGCTGGAGGGGCTAGGCATCGCTTGGGTACCGCAGTTGAGCGTGCGCGCCGAACTGGCGCGCGGTGAGTTGGTCGTCTGCGGTGGTCCGCAATGGCATGTGCCATTGGAGATTCGTCTGTATCGCTGCGCGCTGGTGCGCAAGGCCAGCGTGCGGTTGTTGTGGCGCAAGCTCGAAGGCGGCGCGGCCCAAAGTACACCTGGATCCTGA
- the aspA gene encoding aspartate ammonia-lyase, whose translation MSSAASFRTEKDLLGVLEVPAQAYYGIQTLRAVNNFRLSGVPISHYPKLVVGLAMVKQAAADANRELGHLSEAKHAAISEACARLIRGDFHEEFVVDMIQGGAGTSTNMNANEVIANIALEAMGHSKGEYQYLHPNNDVNMAQSTNDAYPTAIRLGLLLGHDALLASLDSLIQSFAAKGEEFSHVLKMGRTQLQDAVPMTLGQEFRAFATTLSEDLARLKTLAPELLTEVNLGGTAIGTGINADPRYQALAVQRLALISGQPLVPAADLIEATSDMGAFVLFSGMLKRTAVKLSKICNDLRLLSSGPRTGINEINLPARQPGSSIMPGKVNPVIPEAVNQVAFQIIGNDLALTIAAEGGQLQLNVMEPLIAFKIFDSIRLLQRAMDMLREHCIVGITANEERCRELVEHSIGLVTALNPYIGYENATRIARIALESGRGVLELVREEGLLDEEMLADILRPENMIAPRLVPLKA comes from the coding sequence ATGTCCTCCGCTGCATCTTTCCGCACAGAAAAAGACCTGCTTGGCGTACTCGAAGTACCTGCTCAAGCGTATTACGGCATCCAGACCCTGCGAGCGGTGAACAACTTCCGTCTCTCCGGCGTTCCGATTTCGCATTACCCGAAGCTGGTTGTCGGCCTGGCAATGGTCAAACAGGCCGCCGCTGACGCCAACCGCGAGTTGGGTCATCTGAGCGAAGCCAAGCACGCGGCTATCAGCGAAGCCTGTGCCCGATTGATCCGCGGCGATTTCCACGAAGAGTTCGTGGTGGACATGATTCAAGGCGGCGCTGGCACTTCGACCAACATGAATGCCAACGAAGTCATCGCCAACATCGCGCTGGAGGCCATGGGCCACAGCAAGGGCGAATACCAGTACCTGCACCCGAACAACGACGTGAACATGGCGCAGTCGACCAACGACGCCTACCCGACTGCGATCCGTCTGGGTCTGCTGCTGGGTCACGATGCGCTGCTGGCCAGCCTCGACAGCCTGATTCAGTCGTTCGCCGCCAAAGGTGAAGAATTCAGCCACGTTCTGAAGATGGGTCGTACCCAGCTGCAAGACGCCGTGCCGATGACCCTGGGTCAGGAATTCCGCGCCTTCGCCACCACCCTGAGCGAAGACCTGGCCCGCCTGAAGACCCTGGCACCTGAGCTACTGACCGAAGTGAACCTGGGCGGCACCGCGATCGGTACCGGTATCAACGCCGACCCGCGTTACCAGGCCCTGGCCGTTCAGCGTCTGGCTCTGATCAGCGGTCAACCGCTGGTGCCGGCCGCCGACCTGATCGAAGCCACCTCCGACATGGGCGCCTTCGTGCTGTTCTCCGGCATGCTCAAGCGCACCGCGGTCAAGCTGTCGAAGATCTGCAACGACCTGCGTCTGCTGTCCAGCGGCCCACGCACCGGCATCAACGAAATCAACCTGCCAGCGCGTCAGCCCGGCAGCTCGATCATGCCAGGCAAGGTCAACCCGGTTATCCCGGAAGCCGTTAACCAGGTTGCGTTCCAGATCATCGGCAACGACCTGGCACTGACCATCGCGGCCGAAGGCGGCCAGCTGCAACTGAACGTGATGGAGCCGCTGATCGCCTTCAAGATCTTCGACTCGATCCGCCTGCTGCAGCGCGCCATGGACATGCTGCGCGAGCACTGCATCGTCGGTATTACGGCCAACGAGGAGCGTTGCCGTGAACTGGTCGAACACTCGATCGGCCTGGTTACCGCGCTGAACCCGTACATCGGCTACGAAAACGCCACCCGCATTGCCCGTATCGCGCTTGAAAGCGGCCGCGGCGTGCTGGAACTGGTGCGTGAAGAAGGCTTGCTCGACGAAGAAATGCTTGCCGACATCCTGCGCCCGGAAAACATGATTGCTCCGCGTCTGGTGCCTCTGAAGGCCTAA
- a CDS encoding alanine/glycine:cation symporter family protein, whose protein sequence is MLEVINDFLSGKVLIVLIVGLGSYFTIRSRFVQFRHFFHMFAVFRDSLKSSAGQLSSFQALMLSLAGRVGAGNIAGVGIAVTLGGPGAVFWMWVTALVGMSSSFFECSLGQLYKRCDSEGQFRGGPSFYIQHGLQKRWLGMIMAFLLLITFGFAFNGLQAHAVTHSLNNAFGFDTTYTGLALAVLLGLVFIGGIKRIAKVADLLVPVKTLAYIGVTLYVIVLQFDHVPGMLMTIVKSAFGLDQAFGGLIGSAIVMGVKRGVFANEAGLGSAPNVAAVASVEHPVSQGVIQAFSVFLDTFVICTCTALLILLSGFYTPGFEGDGIALTQNSLAAVVGDWGRIFISVALSLFVFTSILYNYYLGESNLRFMIGENRKALIGYRTLVLVLIFWGAIENLGTVFAFADITMTLLAFVNLIALFLLFKIGMRILRDYDDQRAAGIKTPVFDSSKFPDLDLDLKAWPANPPAAAPKAQAQPEGVTAAQR, encoded by the coding sequence ATGCTCGAAGTCATCAACGACTTCCTCTCAGGGAAAGTACTGATCGTGCTCATTGTCGGGCTCGGTAGCTACTTCACGATCCGCTCGCGTTTCGTTCAGTTCCGCCATTTCTTTCACATGTTCGCGGTGTTCCGTGACAGCCTCAAAAGCAGCGCTGGCCAGCTCAGTTCCTTCCAGGCCCTGATGCTCAGCCTCGCTGGCCGCGTCGGTGCGGGCAACATCGCGGGTGTCGGCATCGCCGTGACCCTTGGTGGCCCCGGTGCGGTGTTCTGGATGTGGGTGACCGCGCTGGTCGGCATGTCCAGCAGCTTCTTCGAATGCTCCCTCGGCCAGCTCTACAAGCGCTGCGACTCCGAAGGCCAGTTCCGTGGCGGCCCGTCGTTCTACATTCAGCACGGCCTGCAGAAACGCTGGTTGGGGATGATCATGGCGTTCCTGCTGCTGATCACCTTCGGCTTCGCCTTCAACGGTCTGCAAGCCCATGCCGTGACCCACTCGCTGAACAACGCGTTCGGCTTCGACACCACGTACACCGGGCTGGCCCTGGCGGTATTGCTGGGTCTGGTGTTCATCGGCGGTATCAAGCGGATTGCCAAGGTCGCTGACCTGCTGGTACCGGTCAAAACCCTGGCCTACATCGGCGTGACCCTCTACGTGATCGTGCTGCAATTCGACCACGTTCCAGGCATGTTGATGACCATCGTCAAAAGCGCCTTCGGTCTGGATCAGGCGTTCGGCGGCCTGATCGGCAGCGCCATCGTCATGGGCGTGAAGCGCGGCGTATTCGCCAACGAAGCAGGCCTGGGCAGTGCGCCAAACGTAGCCGCGGTGGCCTCGGTCGAGCACCCGGTCTCGCAAGGTGTAATTCAGGCGTTCAGCGTATTCCTCGACACCTTCGTGATCTGCACCTGCACCGCATTGCTGATCCTGCTGTCGGGCTTCTACACCCCGGGCTTTGAAGGTGACGGCATTGCCTTGACCCAGAACTCCCTGGCCGCCGTGGTCGGTGACTGGGGCCGGATATTCATTTCGGTGGCTCTGTCGTTGTTCGTGTTCACCTCGATCCTCTACAACTACTACCTGGGCGAGAGCAACCTGCGCTTCATGATCGGCGAAAACCGCAAGGCGCTGATCGGCTACCGCACTCTGGTACTGGTGTTGATCTTCTGGGGCGCTATCGAGAACCTTGGCACGGTGTTCGCCTTCGCCGACATCACCATGACCCTGCTGGCATTCGTGAACCTGATCGCGCTGTTCCTGCTGTTCAAGATCGGCATGCGCATCCTGCGTGACTACGATGACCAGCGCGCTGCCGGCATCAAGACCCCGGTGTTCGATTCGAGCAAGTTCCCGGATCTGGACCTGGACCTGAAAGCCTGGCCAGCCAATCCGCCAGCCGCTGCTCCAAAGGCACAGGCTCAGCCGGAAGGCGTGACCGCAGCGCAACGCTGA
- a CDS encoding asparaginase — protein MNSSTFPAAQHVMVLYTGGTIGMQASAHGLAPASGFEARMREYLHSQPELVVPQWRFREMSPLIDSANMTPAYWQQLREAVVDAVDVQGCDSVLILHGTDTLAYSAAAMSFQLLGLHARVVFTGSMLPAGVADSDAWENLSGALVALGQGLAPGVHLYFHGELLDPTRCAKVRSFGRHPFKRLERQGGGVKATSMPVQLNYNQPKQLAKVAVLPLFPGIGADQLDGLLNSGIQGLVLECYGSGTGPSDNPGFLASLERARDKGVVVVAVTQCHEGGVQLDVYEAGSRLRDAGVLSGGGMTREAAFGKLHGLLGAGLETAEVRRLVELDLCGELI, from the coding sequence ATGAATTCCTCGACCTTTCCTGCTGCCCAGCACGTCATGGTGCTCTACACCGGTGGCACCATCGGCATGCAAGCCAGTGCCCATGGCCTGGCCCCGGCGTCCGGTTTCGAAGCGCGGATGCGCGAGTATCTGCACAGCCAGCCCGAGCTGGTGGTGCCGCAGTGGCGCTTTCGTGAGATGTCGCCGCTGATCGACAGCGCCAACATGACGCCCGCCTACTGGCAGCAACTGCGTGAAGCGGTGGTCGACGCCGTTGATGTCCAGGGCTGCGACAGCGTGTTGATCCTGCATGGCACCGACACCCTGGCTTACAGCGCCGCGGCCATGAGCTTTCAGTTGCTCGGCCTGCATGCTCGCGTTGTGTTCACCGGTTCCATGTTGCCCGCCGGCGTGGCCGACAGCGATGCCTGGGAAAACCTCAGCGGTGCATTGGTTGCTCTTGGCCAGGGCCTGGCGCCGGGCGTTCATCTGTACTTCCACGGCGAACTGCTCGACCCGACCCGTTGCGCCAAGGTTCGCAGTTTCGGCCGTCATCCGTTCAAGCGGCTGGAGCGTCAGGGCGGCGGCGTGAAGGCGACTTCCATGCCGGTGCAGCTGAACTACAACCAGCCTAAACAGCTGGCGAAGGTCGCGGTGCTGCCGCTGTTCCCTGGCATCGGTGCCGATCAACTGGATGGCCTGCTCAACAGTGGTATCCAGGGTCTGGTGCTGGAATGTTATGGCAGCGGCACCGGGCCAAGCGACAATCCCGGGTTTCTCGCCAGCCTGGAACGGGCGCGGGACAAAGGTGTGGTGGTGGTCGCGGTCACGCAATGTCATGAAGGTGGTGTGCAGCTCGACGTGTACGAGGCGGGCAGCCGCTTGCGTGACGCCGGTGTGTTGTCCGGTGGCGGCATGACTCGTGAGGCGGCGTTCGGCAAGTTGCATGGGCTGCTGGGTGCAGGGCTTGAGACAGCTGAAGTTCGGCGGCTGGTTGAACTCGACCTGTGCGGCGAACTTATCTGA